In one window of Arachis ipaensis cultivar K30076 chromosome B06, Araip1.1, whole genome shotgun sequence DNA:
- the LOC107647977 gene encoding protein trichome birefringence-like 25, which produces MVRSELKKQSNNNHVNVIVIVLIKLALSCLLLGLAIHLLFFFSDSSHNELLRASTNQTQTAANNNVDEQEEEEEEKCDLFVGDWVADPSPPLYTNESCLLIEDHQNCMRNGRPDSEFLYWRWAPRACGLPRFSPTKFLHMMRDKSWAFIGDSICRNHVQSLLCILSQIEAAQEVYHDEEFKSKIWKFPSYNFTLSVIWTPFLIKADIFEDSNGVSSSEIQLHLDTLDHKWTNQYHNFDYVVIAGGKWFLKTAIYHENRTVRGCHYCPGKNLTELGFDYAYRKALRQVFHFLTNSNHKATVFFRTTTPDHFENGEWFSGGYCNRTVPFKEDQVRLSDVDSIMRGIELQELEKATAWEHGARLKLLDTTRLALLRPDGHPGPYRQFHPFANDMNAKIQNDCLHWCLPGPIDSWNDILLQMLLNARS; this is translated from the exons ATGGTGAGATCAGAGTTGAAAAAGCAGAGCAACAACAACCATGTGAATGTGATTGTGATTGTGTTGATCAAGCTTGCACTGTCATGCCTCTTGTTGGGTctagccatccacctcctcttcttcttctctgattCATCCCACAATGAGCTTCTCCGTGCTTCAACCAACCAAACACAAACCGCCGCTAACAATAATGTggatgaacaagaagaagaagaagaagaaaagtgtgATCTTTTTGTGGGAGATTGGGTGGCTGACCCATCTCCCCCACTCTATACTAATGAAAGCTGCCTTCTCATTGAAGATCACCAGAACTGCATGAGGAATGGACGCCCTGATTCTGAGTTCCTCTACTGGAGGTGGGCCCCACGGGCCTGTGGGCTACCCAGGTTCAGCCCAACCAAGTTCCTTCATATGATGAGGGATAAATCATGGGCTTTCATTGGTGACTCCATCTGCCGTAACCATGTTCAGTCTCTACTCTGCATTCTCTCCCAG ATAGAAGCAGCCCAAGAGGTGTACCATGATGAGGAATTTAAATCAAAGATATGGAAGTTCCCTTCTTACAACTTCACACTCTCAGTAATATGGACCCCGTTCCTTATCAAAGCAGATATATTCGAAGACTCAAACGGAGTTTCGTCCTCTGAAATCCAGCTTCATCTCGACACCCTGGATCACAAATGGACCAACCAATACCACAATTTCGACTACGTCGTCATAGCCGGAGGCAAATGGTTCCTCAAGACCGCAATCTACCACGAAAACAGAACCGTCAGGGGATGCCATTATTGCCCTGGAAAGAATCTGACGGAGCTAGGATTCGACTACGCATACCGCAAGGCGTTGCGGCAGGTCTTCCATTTTCTAACAAACTCTAACCATAAAGCAACCGTTTTCTTCAGAACTACCACACCGGATCACTTTGAGAATGGAGAATGGTTCAGTGGTGGTTATTGCAATAGAACAGTACCTTTCAAAGAGGATCAAGTGAGGCTAAGTGACGTAGATTCCATCATGCGAGGGATTGAACTCCAAGAGCTTGAGAAGGCGACAGCGTGGGAACATGGCGCCAGGCTGAAACTTTTGGACACGACAAGATTGGCTTTGTTGAGGCCTGATGGACATCCAGGACCGTACAGACAGTTTCATCCCTTTGCAAATGATATGAATGCGAAAATTCAGAATGATTGTTTGCATTGGTGTTTGCCGGGACCAATTGATTCATGGAATGATATTCTACTACAAATGTTGCTCAATGCCAGATCTTAG
- the LOC107645715 gene encoding protein ENHANCED DISEASE RESISTANCE 4 has product MADSTKVRLVRCPKCENLLPELADYSLYQCGGCGAVLRAKLKGYVSGSLSEKSDEGKVGGDSGKRENSLEKSVVAPSYTSDVDTKPDNGYESLPSQSNEKGVDVSGSKDQVGKAIGREGEEAESSKFSGRMFSRRNGDKCEMEGIWRKPRADMESVRFSTSNHPDEGTSNSYNDTGGANKVQNAEQDRTELLRKLDELKGQLGKSSEAVSDSKEKVRPDERMIPPDPWFPDGSSRLNRTSRQFFGTDKHVAGPPYFNYCHDPYAYTSGHEMAMPNFHPAMHNLNHIPGYGDPYASQMLRRGPHQFLQQSMHPYFPGRYVDSSTNYEPYTHNAMLHPSSCSCFHCYDNKRRGPVPAHPGPFGNSRFPDTPNDPMLYNHGPHARTAIPPKQLHNRWPSDFNSEMSGFVRSRPRKVMLASGRQHCRPIAGGSPFITCHNCFELLQLPKKVMVMLKGHRQKVRCGACSTDIIFTVINSKLVVSSHPERADDGSNEVVSRRMFHPRGHMNRSGVNFSSDDYSGYEFHSVDREPLSLVAGPSSNSNKSQDMQSFHSSSPSTSEDENSLEMMTAPSDATKAINGPSKGSSSPPAGSPLQEYFDYSNNNYAVNRFGKGNRSSRSEQDKAKVDKVTSRQNSLKEAAVATEMDVHDYSNTAVSLDSRDASREHDHPKSNKGTDSFLANIIKKSFRDFSRSAQTDDRSKINVTVNGHPISDRVIKKAEKLAGPIQPGNYWYDFRAGFWGVMGGPCLGIIPPFIDEFNYPLSDKCSGGNTGVFVNGRELHLKDLDLLAGRGLPTERDRSYIIEISGRVLDEDTGEELESLGKLAPTVEKVKHGFGMKVPRPVA; this is encoded by the exons ATGGCGGATTCCACCAAGGTGCGCTTGGTGCGCTGCCCCAAGTGTGAAAATCTCCTTCCTGAGCTTGCTGATTACTCTCTTTATCAATGCGGTGGTTGCGGTGCTGTTCTTCGAG CGAAGCTTAAAGGTTATGTAAGTGGCAGCTTGTCAGAGAAGTCTGATGAGGGAAAGGTTGGAGGAGATTCTGGAAAACGAGAAAATTCTTTGGAGAAAAGCGTAGTTGCTCCCAGTTATACTTCAGATGTTGATACTAAGCCAGATAATGGATATGAGAGTTTGCCGAGTCAATCGAACGAGAAAGGTGTTGATGTCAGTGGCAGCAAAGATCAAGTGGGTAAAGCAATAGGAAGGGAAGGGGAGGAGGCCGAGTCATCGAAATTCTCTGGGAGAATGTTTAGCCGGCGAAATGGAGACAAGTGTGAGATGGAGGGGATTTGGAGAAAGCCTAGAGCTGATATGGAAAGTGTGAGATTTTCCACTTCAAATCATCCTGATGAGGGCACTTCAAATAGCTATAATGATACAGGTGGAGCAAACAAGGTTCAGAATGCTGAGCAAGATCGAACCGAGCTTCTAAGGAAGTTGGATGAGTTAAAGGGCCAGCTAGGTAAATCTTCTGAAGCAGTTAGTGACTCAAAAGAGAAAGTTCGTCCCGATGAAAGGATGATTCCTCCAGATCCTTGGTTTCCGGATGGATCATCAAGGCTAAACAGGACTTCAAGACAATTTTTTGGCACTGACAAACATGTTGCAGGTCCCCCATACTTCAATTATTGCCATGATCCATATGCTTATACTAGCGGTCATGAAATGGCTATGCCCAACTTCCATCCTGCAATGCATAATCTGAATCACATTCCTGGATATGGAGATCCTTATGCATCTCAAATGCTGAGGAGAGGTCCACATCAATTCCTACAACAATCAATGCATCCTTACTTTCCCGGACGCTATGTTGATAGTAGTACAAATTATGAACCATACACACATAATGCGATGCTTcacccatcttcttgttcttgttttcaTTGCTATGACAACAAACGCAGAGGTCCAGTGCCTGCACATCCTGGCCCATTCGGTAATAGCAGATTTCCTGATACCCCAAATGATCCTATGTTATACAATCACGGTCCACATGCTAGAACTGCCATTCCTCCAAAGCAGTTGCATAATAGATGGCCTAGTGATTTCAACTCTGAGATGAGTGGTTTTGTGCGAAGCCGTCCCCGAAAAGTAATGTTAGCTAGTGGCAGACAGCATTGCCGTCCCATAGCCGGTGGTTCTCCCTTTATTACATGTCATAATTGCTTTGAGCTATTGCAGCTGCCTAAAAAGGTGATGGTTATGTTAAAGGGTCATCGGCAGAAAGTGCGATGTGGAGCTTGTTCCACAGACATAATTTTCACTGTCATCAACAGCAAGTTAGTTGTTTCTTCTCATCCGGAAAGGGCTGATGATGGCTCTAATGAGGTTGTAAGTAGGCGGATGTTTCATCCACGTGGTCACATGAACAGGAGTGGTGTTAACTTCTCTTCTGATGATTATTCTGGTTATGAGTTCCACTCAGTAGACAGAGAACCTCTTTCTCTGGTTGCAGGCCCAAGTTCAAATTCTAACAAGTCCCAGGATATGCAAAGCTTTCATTCTTCATCTCCCAGCACCTCTGAAGACGAAAATAGTCTAGAAATGATGACTGCTCCAAGTGATGCAACTAAGGCCATTAACGGGCCAAGCAAAGGCTCTTCCTCTCCTCCTGCTGGCTCACCTTTGCAAGAGTATTTCGATTACTCTAACAATAATTATGCAGTAAATCGGTTTGGAAAAGGCAACCGAAGTAGTCGCTCAGAACAAGACAAGGCCAAAGTTGACAAGGTTACATCACGGCAGAATTCTCTAAAGGAGGCAGCAGTTGCAACTGAGATGGATGTCCATGACTATTCTAACACTGCTGTCTCCCTGGATTCTAGAGATGCAAGCCGCGAACATGATCATCCTAAATCCAACAAAGGGACTGACTCATTTTTGGCAAATATTATCAAGAAAAGCTTCCGAGATTTCTCTCGATCTGCTCAAACGGATGATCGAAGCAAAATTAATGTTACTGTAAATGGGCACCCCATTTCGGATCGTGTAATTAAGAAGGCCGAGAAGCTAGCTGGACCAATCCAGCCTGGAAATTATTG GTATGATTTTCGGGCTGGATTTTGGGGTGTCATGGGTGGACCTTGTCTTGGAATAATTCCT CCATTTATAGATGAGTTCAATTATCCTTTGTCGGACAAATGTTCCGGTGGAAACACTGGTGTTTTTGTAAACGGTAGGGAGCTTCACCTAAAAGATTTGGATTTGCTTGCTGGAAGGGGACTTCCCACTGAAAGAGACAGATCTTATATCATTGAAATTTCTGGGAGAGTCCTGGATGAAGACACAGGAGAAGAGCTAGAGAGCCTTggaaagcttgcgccaac agTTGAGAAAGTGAAGCATGGATTTGGCATGAAAGTACCTAGACCAGTTGCATAA